In the Apis mellifera strain DH4 linkage group LG13, Amel_HAv3.1, whole genome shotgun sequence genome, GATGAAAGTAtgccaaataaatatatttctgtattgTTAATAACACTTgtccttataaaaaaaaaaaatagtgaaataaaataaatggaaaaagataGCAAACTTGTTAAATATGTCTCAACCGATATTTTCGTACATCAATTTTTGCGTTTATTTCGGCGTTTAGAATCGATGAAAGTAAtgccaaataaatatatttctgtattgTTAATAACATTTGtcgttataaaaaagaaaaaataataaaagaaaataaatggaaaaaaggtAGCAAACTTGTTAAATATGTCTCAACCGATATTTTCGTACATCAATTTTTGCGTTTATTTTGGCATTTAGAATCGATGAAAGTAAtgccaaataaatatatttctgtattgttaataatacttataaaaaaaaaaaaaaaataaatggaaaaaggtagcaaatttaaataagaaggctgaaattgaaaatagtcGCGGGAAGcgcgtaatattaaaatcgaggATTTTAACAGAGACGAATGTGAAAAAGCTGTAGAATGTATGCCGTTTTTTAGACGCAATTGTCCGCTATTCACGGTGTGCTTGTGAATTCCAAAGCAGCAAAGTTTTGAACTATTTGGAGCGGACAGAGTGTACTCGGTCATAGAGTTTATGAGATAAGAAACCACAAATACGCAGAAATTTACGCTGTCGAATAGCACTGTACTATAACTCggctaaaattttaaaccaaCGACGAAAGatatgttgaaatttttttcactattcGCTCTGTATTATTCACTCCCCATTTAACGTGAACTTAAATCGTTAACAATTTAACGTAAACAAATCTTTCACGAACGTCTCCAAACATTCCttcctaaaattaataatattgttcaacaaaaaaaaaataggatgaaaaattataatacgagAACGTAAAAATAACAACATCATTCCATTAACTACAGAAATATCGAGCAAACGTTTCAAAGCTTTTTTGTGTGTGAAATTCAGGCTTCGTTATTTCCAAGATGAAAACTAGTCAATGGATGCACGACGAAAAGAGCGATAAGAGTAGAATTCGACCCACTTACACCCTGCATTATCGCACATGCTCGTTAACTTACTTGCGGAGATGACTGTACCTTCCATTGGAAGTCGGACGAGGGATCGGTGAAGAACCACTTCTGAGGCCACGGGTTTATCGTACCCTCCGGCGTCTTGAAGATCAACCCTTCCAGGCTGAGGCCGTGGGCCAGCACGCTCGTCGTGATGTTTCCTTTCTTGTACGACGCTATCCCCGCCTTCATGTACATCTGCGGTATCGTCTCGTTCTCTCTCAGCTTCAAGGTCACCCTCGGCATCTTCTTTCTCGAAGACGCGCTCGAAGACGTCTTGGCCATCTCGCTTGATGTCGTGCTCCATGTCTTCGAACCGGTCGACGACAGAGTCGACGACGGGGACATCGTGGACGCGAATATCGCGGAGGTGGACGTCTGTCGAGCACTCGTCGACGATTCCGTGCTGGTTTGTTGATACTGCGTGCTACTCGTCGTCGAATCTGCGAACAGAGAGGTCAGGGAGGAAAAGGAATTGAAAGTTCGTAGATTTTTCGTTCCTTCTTAAGTcaattttgaagatatatgTATCATCTGTATGAGTAATTTTGCTtcagaaacaaaagaaaatatttttttaatttattatacgaaataaaatatttgattcgtCGTTTCCATATAAGTGagtcttattattaaatgttttgttttttgtttttttttttaataagatagcGAAATACGAGAGGGAAATTGAAGCGTATAACCGGAggaaaatcgatattaaagGACACGATAAAAGCGATAAATGTCACAGACTTGGTGAGACGATTAAAGGTGAATTTCTCAACGCTCTATTAACGTCACGTTTCCATCGAAATGTTTGCATAATGAAAGCATTTCGCGTGCCGCGTTACGGGAAACTAACCGCGAAACGTTTGAACAATAATTGCGTGGATAttgtcaatttcttttttatcgatccaGCTACCTATTAAAAGTTTCGAGAAACTTTTATAGGGGCCGATTAAAGGATAACGTAAATTATTGGCACGTAGAGGACGGAGTGTCGAATTAGCTCGTCTTACCGGATCTAAATTGATCccaaaattgaaatcaaactTCTTAAATAGATAACTCGATATtaccaatatataaattgacttGTAAACCTGTAAAaccgattttcaaaaaataattctctccTTGTTTGATCGATCTCTTTCCTAGGGaactaaaaattatcttttcctttctccttcaAATAGTAAAAATCTTCGACTTAACGTAAATTATTGGCATCCGGAGGACGGAGTGTCGAATTAGCTCGTCTTACCGGATCTAAATTGATCccaaaattgaaatcaaacttcttaaataaataactcgaTATtaccaatatataaattgacttGTAAACCTGTAAAaccgattttcaaaaaataattctctccTTGTTTGATCGATCTCTTTCCTAGgaaactaaaaattatcttttcctttctccttcaAATAGTAAAAATCTTCGACTTAACGTAAATTATTGGCACCCGGAGGACGAAGTGTCGAATTAGCTCGTCTTACCGGATCTAAATTGATCccaaaattgaaatcaaactTCTTAAATAGATAACTTGATATtaccaatatataaattgacttGTAAACCTGTAAAaccgattttcaaaaaataattctctccTTGTTTGATCGATCTCTTTCCTAGgaaactaaaaattatcttttcctttctccttcaAATAGTAAAAATCTTCGACTTAACGTAAATTATTGGCACCCGGAGGACGGAGTGTCGAATTAGCTCGTCTTACCGGATCTAAATTGATCccaaaattgaaatcaaactTCTTAAATAGATAACTCGATATtaccaatatataaattgacttGAAACTTGTCCTAAAaccgattttcaaaaaataattctctcttTGTTTGATCGATCTCTTTCCTAGGGaactaaaaattatcttttcctttctccttcaaataataaaaatcttcgacTTAACGTACAAATCGATTCAGTCTGGGAAAATGAGGGAGAGTAGAACCAAAGAATTCATACCCGTGGTAGGGAACTCCTCCGACTCTTGTTCGTCTCCATTCAACGCTCCCGTAGTCATCTCGTCCTCGACATCCTGCTTCCTGTAGGCTTCCGTCGATGGAAGCATGGTGGTGATGGTGGCGGTGGCGGCGGCGATCGGAAGCCTGCTTTTGCTTTTGTTCACGCCGCCGGCCTCTTTCCCCTGACTCCTCGACGAGTTTCTCTCTATTGTGTCGTGGCCGACCCGTCCCATCGCGAGCACAGTGCCCGCGAACAGGCTCTGATCATTCTGACTTATGAGAAACGGGGTGGCCACGCAGGACAGGATGATCAGGATGAGCAAAGTGGCTATGGTGTACTTGATCACCCTAGGGCTAGACTTTTCCGACTGCTGAGGGAACTCAGACGAAAACTGGTCCGTTTGCGGTACAATCGTGTACTGCAGACTGGCGTCGCCTTTTCGTACCGTTttgtacataattaataaacctGTTGGAAGAAGAATTGGAGAAGAgttggaaggaggaggggagaaagaaaaatatggtacaaataaatatttgtgtaaaaatgtaataatacgtTCGAATAGATAAATAGTCGTGAGGATGAGTAATAATATTCTGGAAGGTTGGTAAATGTATgcaaaagagagaagaatttgTGAGAAGAATTTAACGATTCATAGAGcgtttgaaatgaattaaattgaaaaaattgaaattggatgaagtatggaataaaatttttttgtaacgaGCAATTATCCTTTCCTTGGAATTAGTCTTGGAGGTTACAGTTTATTTTCAACGTTCAATTTATCTGGAAATGGATGAAAGAGGCGATGCACCGTTTACCAACTTTGTTCGATACTAATGAAACGAACGTGGGCTTCCTTGTGTAAAGACAAAGTGAACACGTTACGCGACCTGTTGAAAGTGTACACTGCAGAATTTACCGTCCGATGAAACAGCTCTCAATCAGAACTGTTTTCTTAAACGACATGGATGGCAACAAAAACACGAAGCTGGGACAGAAGAAAACAGAGTTTCATTTAGGCGACAAtgcgaaaatgaaatttgacgCGTGTAAAAGATAAACGCGTCCTACTGAAACTGAAACTCGTATATGCTTGGCAATTTTCCATACGTTTTTCAAGCAAAAGGCAGAGatccctcttttcttttttttttttctttattctgcATTCACGCTTTTCACGATCTCCTTTCCCTCGTTTTTCTATCTCcatggaaattatataaatatccattaatcgaaattaaacgtTCGCagtagaagaaaataagataagaGGTAAAAGTATACtggtttttttagaaaagttttatagaaaattctttgattaaatattctgtgtttaaagaaaattttattgaaagtgCGATACTttgcacaaatttttttaaaaaatttctcaaagaattaaagaacctcgaaaattattattttttattatatatgaagaagaatttctttgtataattttttacaatatttatttcatcgagacaataacgaataatttctttaaattatcattttgttttcttatgctttaaattttctttattttcatattaaattgatttccatatgttttatattttacaactccaaaattacattatttttagtaaaattagaTACGATATAACGatcttaacaattttaattttggtttGCAATTcttgatgaaaatttctccGTCAAAAATGACCCACATTCTACCATATTAAATCCATCTTGGATAGTTAAATAAAGACCTTAATCGAAAGTAATCCGCGTCAAATAACTGAAGATATTCCGGAAATAATACAGATATTCAAACAAGATAGAAACCATGATAATTTACGCGAATTAGATTAGACAGAAATTTCTCCtttctagaaaaaataaaaaggttcTTTTAATCAACAAACTTATGCTTTATCGACAAAataatcttcttatttttttccagttattatttttagaagcaaaaataatgcaaaaatacGCAAAGAATTTTCCTAATGCGATAAAGGAAAATCTAATTTCAATGTATTAACATAAAACGCGTGAACATTGCGTGTCTACGAGTTCTAATGTATAATagtcgaattattaaaattttttataacttggAGCAATccctttttaactttaatcttaaaaaaaaaaaaaaaaaaaaagagttatgGTTTACTTTAAAGTATGCACCAGATGAAACGTGGTAAAATACGAGGTTAAATAAAACGCGcttatacgaaaataaaaagttaatgcCGCTGCCAAGGTATACTTTACGAATTTTAAACCtacaagggaaaaaaaaaattacaatatatcgctcaatttacaatttttttcttttaaatccaATCATAAACTTAAGACGGCGATTTTCCAAgtaaaattactatttcaaCTATTTTATCTATTCCCGTAACGAGaggttataatttatcattgctACTTACTAAGGTTgctcgtaaaaatataaaacaacttGCATTTTATAGCAATCATAAAGAACTATTCCGCAATATActttgacaaatttttcaatccaaCTTAAAGATGTGGTAATATAAATTCGTTCGTAATACGTTTCAATTCCACtcgtgaagaagaaaaattccaatttatttgcggaggaaatttaaaattcgcgaAACTTACGAATTCGATCGTCACAGCctcgttataaaaatatatatatat is a window encoding:
- the LOC100577322 gene encoding cell wall integrity and stress response component 2, which produces MYKTVRKGDASLQYTIVPQTDQFSSEFPQQSEKSSPRVIKYTIATLLILIILSCVATPFLISQNDQSLFAGTVLAMGRVGHDTIERNSSRSQGKEAGGVNKSKSRLPIAAATATITTMLPSTEAYRKQDVEDEMTTGALNGDEQESEEFPTTDSTTSSTQYQQTSTESSTSARQTSTSAIFASTMSPSSTLSSTGSKTWSTTSSEMAKTSSSASSRKKMPRVTLKLRENETIPQMYMKAGIASYKKGNITTSVLAHGLSLEGLIFKTPEGTINPWPQKWFFTDPSSDFQWKGLNQMPIRIYIVLAVFAALASVSISLLLYVQRKATRRQRQSVEEPEVEGHEEDKSTLLGAESQETEEKE